One genomic window of Methanosarcina acetivorans C2A includes the following:
- a CDS encoding prenyltransferase, giving the protein MAYKNYKHIILFYIIGVEGTKVEGTKETIKALIDLTRAHFSLVWILLFYSGLVLAFKNYGEFSREITFKAVLIGLFGFEGGLVLNDYVDRKRDRLDVEGALTVYWRPFKSRPLPSGRLSPAFALALFLLFSALTGVLMLTLPFPNSLYVFITMLSSCIIEYFYQVKRKNQSFPVAQLVGRMDFTLFPVAGYLCYGKPDTTLLLYLVFFYPWTLSHLAVNDFIDTENDRARGIKSIPVLYGLEGTLFWIFGFTLLHYLAALLFLKQLGDIALYGFLLGFLVLGFANYKLLKEKSQRAGLFALFLFHVSLVLYSCSIIFDSFS; this is encoded by the coding sequence TTGGCTTACAAAAACTATAAACATATAATTCTCTTTTATATTATCGGGGTTGAGGGAACGAAGGTTGAAGGGACGAAAGAGACTATTAAAGCCTTGATAGACCTGACCAGAGCTCATTTCTCTCTTGTCTGGATTTTGCTTTTCTACTCGGGTCTTGTCCTTGCTTTTAAAAACTATGGAGAATTTTCCCGGGAAATAACCTTCAAAGCTGTTTTGATAGGACTTTTCGGATTTGAAGGCGGGCTTGTGCTCAATGATTATGTCGACCGGAAAAGGGATCGGCTTGATGTTGAAGGTGCCCTTACAGTTTACTGGCGCCCTTTTAAGAGCCGTCCTCTCCCTTCCGGTAGGCTCTCGCCTGCTTTTGCCCTGGCATTGTTCTTGTTATTCTCCGCATTAACAGGAGTCCTGATGCTGACTTTGCCTTTCCCTAACTCTCTGTATGTGTTTATCACAATGCTTTCTTCATGCATCATTGAGTACTTTTATCAGGTGAAAAGAAAAAACCAGAGTTTTCCCGTCGCTCAGCTTGTGGGAAGAATGGACTTTACTCTTTTTCCGGTTGCAGGTTATCTCTGTTACGGAAAACCTGATACTACCCTATTGCTCTACCTGGTCTTTTTCTATCCCTGGACCCTCTCCCACCTTGCGGTCAATGATTTCATTGATACGGAAAATGACAGGGCAAGGGGAATAAAATCAATTCCCGTACTTTATGGGCTTGAAGGTACATTATTCTGGATTTTCGGCTTTACGCTCCTGCATTACCTTGCAGCCCTTCTTTTCTTAAAACAGCTTGGTGATATTGCGCTTTATGGTTTTTTGCTCGGTTTCCTGGTGCTCGGATTTGCAAACTATAAGCTTTTGAAGGAAAAGAGCCAGAGGGCAGGTTTGTTTGCCCTTTTCCTTTTCCACGTCTCACTCGTGCTCTATTCCTGTTCGATTATCTTTGACTCCTTTTCCTAA
- a CDS encoding amino acid ABC transporter permease — protein sequence MTVEVTTFAIFFGLILGTIEAFGKLSKRSVFRIPSIFRIPSIMYIDFIRGTPLFVQILLFYYSIPGLIIGITGDPFRVDPILAGAVCSINSGAYNAEIIRAGIKSVDRGQMEAARSLGMTEGQAMKEVVMPQAVRLIIPPLGNEFIALLKDSSLLAIISVHELAKNGMLYVSKTFAAFPTYISVAFVYLALTMGISHILGYIERRLGVSDRSE from the coding sequence ATCACCGTAGAGGTCACTACCTTTGCCATATTCTTCGGATTAATTCTGGGAACAATTGAGGCTTTCGGAAAGCTCTCTAAAAGGTCTGTTTTCAGAATTCCCAGTATTTTCAGAATTCCCAGTATTATGTATATTGATTTTATCAGGGGTACTCCTCTTTTTGTTCAAATTTTGCTTTTTTACTACAGCATCCCTGGCCTTATTATCGGGATCACAGGAGATCCGTTCAGGGTGGATCCTATTCTAGCGGGTGCCGTATGCAGCATTAACAGCGGGGCTTATAATGCGGAGATTATACGTGCAGGTATCAAATCCGTTGACAGAGGCCAGATGGAAGCCGCTCGCTCCCTGGGTATGACCGAAGGGCAGGCCATGAAGGAAGTTGTCATGCCACAGGCTGTAAGGCTGATCATTCCTCCTCTCGGCAATGAGTTTATCGCTCTTTTGAAAGACTCTTCCCTGCTTGCAATCATCAGCGTGCACGAACTAGCAAAGAACGGGATGCTTTATGTCTCAAAGACCTTTGCAGCTTTCCCTACGTACATCTCGGTTGCCTTTGTATATCTGGCACTGACCATGGGCATCTCGCATATACTCGGTTACATTGAAAGGAGGCTTGGTGTAAGTGATAGAAGTGAATAA
- the mtaA gene encoding methylcobamide:CoM methyltransferase MtaA, which produces MSEFTLNKRFEKALKGGPTDLIPVCSVTQTGTVELMEMTGAYWPQANYDALKMADLALAGYKLAGFENVRCPFCTTVLAETLGCTVAEGSIDIQPYVTDFPCKKKKDVKDITIPGSLLESRRTSVVLDAVGILKERVGEDVPVVAGLVGPAGLASMLAGMKNYLMWFVTNPELVEELMGVLTEACIEYAKGLLERGADAVTLIDSEAGPDIIAPQMFETSVLPLYRKFCREVPGLKILHMCGDATFVLDPLADAGFEGISIEEKVGVSFAKGIVGSRVCLIGNVSPSDTLLAKGPEEVIIEARACLEDGIDILAPGCGLAPHTPLENIKALFRARDEFYSL; this is translated from the coding sequence ATGAGTGAATTTACCCTGAATAAAAGATTTGAAAAGGCGCTAAAAGGTGGACCCACGGATCTGATTCCTGTCTGTTCCGTAACCCAAACAGGCACTGTGGAACTCATGGAAATGACAGGCGCTTACTGGCCTCAGGCTAACTACGATGCTCTCAAAATGGCGGACCTTGCCCTGGCAGGGTACAAGCTTGCAGGTTTTGAAAACGTTCGCTGTCCTTTCTGCACCACAGTGCTTGCCGAAACCCTGGGCTGTACGGTAGCTGAAGGCAGTATAGATATACAACCTTATGTTACGGACTTTCCATGCAAGAAAAAGAAAGATGTAAAGGATATTACGATCCCGGGCTCGCTCCTTGAAAGCAGGCGGACCTCGGTAGTCCTGGACGCGGTTGGAATCCTGAAAGAACGTGTAGGAGAAGATGTGCCTGTTGTCGCAGGACTTGTGGGGCCTGCCGGACTTGCTTCCATGCTTGCGGGCATGAAAAATTACCTTATGTGGTTCGTGACAAATCCCGAGCTTGTTGAGGAACTGATGGGAGTTCTGACCGAAGCCTGTATCGAATACGCAAAAGGCTTGCTGGAGCGCGGGGCAGATGCCGTAACCCTTATAGACTCCGAAGCCGGCCCTGATATTATTGCCCCTCAGATGTTTGAGACCTCGGTTTTACCCCTCTACAGGAAGTTCTGCAGGGAGGTTCCGGGTTTGAAAATCCTCCATATGTGTGGGGATGCAACGTTTGTCCTTGATCCTCTGGCAGATGCAGGGTTTGAGGGCATAAGCATTGAAGAGAAAGTGGGGGTCAGTTTTGCAAAAGGAATTGTGGGGAGCCGGGTATGTCTGATAGGCAACGTCTCTCCTTCCGACACCCTGCTGGCAAAAGGGCCCGAAGAGGTTATAATCGAAGCCAGGGCATGCCTTGAAGACGGGATCGATATCCTTGCCCCGGGTTGCGGGCTTGCTCCCCATACGCCGCTTGAAAATATAAAAGCGCTTTTCAGGGCAAGGGATGAGTTCTATTCATTGTGA
- a CDS encoding GNAT family N-acetyltransferase — protein MEKNSEHIKELIIRKMSREEVEFAVEMAAAEGWNPGIHDGELFYEADNDGFFIAELEGKPAGCASAVAYDDSFGFLGLYVVKPEFRKKYIGRKLTEKCLEYLEDRNIGLDGVVENEKKYQKMMKFSSSYSNLRFEGKGGGEIPGGIVKISEVPFGKLLSYDRRMFPAPRSGFLKKWINQPDSYAFAALEEGAMKGYGVIRKCRVGYKVGPLFADEQDTAEKIFRALKASVPGETVYLDVPEPNEKAMEIANKYHMNVMFKTIRMYSLKEPDIELDKVYGVTSFELG, from the coding sequence ATGGAAAAAAATTCGGAACATATAAAAGAACTTATAATCCGAAAAATGAGCCGGGAAGAAGTCGAATTTGCAGTTGAGATGGCTGCTGCCGAAGGCTGGAACCCCGGCATCCATGACGGAGAACTTTTTTACGAAGCTGATAACGACGGCTTTTTTATTGCAGAACTTGAAGGCAAGCCCGCAGGCTGTGCCTCTGCTGTTGCTTATGACGATTCTTTCGGGTTTTTAGGGCTCTATGTGGTCAAACCCGAATTCCGGAAAAAATACATAGGAAGGAAACTGACCGAAAAATGCCTGGAATACCTGGAAGACAGGAACATCGGACTTGACGGCGTTGTAGAAAACGAAAAGAAGTACCAGAAAATGATGAAATTCAGCTCCTCTTACAGCAACCTGCGTTTTGAAGGGAAGGGCGGAGGAGAAATTCCGGGTGGGATTGTGAAAATTTCCGAAGTTCCCTTTGGAAAACTGCTTTCCTACGACAGGAGGATGTTTCCAGCCCCAAGGTCCGGCTTTCTGAAGAAATGGATAAATCAACCCGATTCCTACGCCTTTGCAGCTCTTGAAGAAGGAGCTATGAAAGGGTACGGGGTGATAAGGAAGTGTCGGGTAGGTTATAAGGTAGGCCCTCTTTTTGCGGACGAACAGGACACCGCCGAGAAAATATTCAGGGCTCTTAAAGCTTCGGTTCCTGGGGAAACCGTTTATCTTGACGTCCCCGAACCCAACGAAAAAGCAATGGAAATAGCAAATAAATATCACATGAATGTGATGTTCAAAACTATCCGCATGTACAGCCTAAAAGAACCCGATATAGAGCTTGATAAGGTTTATGGGGTTACGAGTTTCGAACTCGGGTAA
- a CDS encoding cupin domain-containing protein: MKSPAENRPKAIRDRIPEIIRNSGRECAVKELSDSEFLPELERKLEEELAEYLESKELEELADLLELISRIAELRGSSKENLEALRLQKKLEKGGFEKNLLLFNPSEEKRSLPGSPVDSGELLQGTQQIVFRPENTVVIEKHGVRMRIHTTKEDSRNAAVLYQETEKGHAEEFVHEISDFLYYILEGSGTWVVEDREFEVRAGDVVVVPAGKRFWFRGSLKQVCITAPAWEEKYEHHIRDIEL; encoded by the coding sequence ATGAAATCTCCCGCAGAAAACAGACCCAAAGCGATCAGGGACAGAATCCCGGAAATTATCCGGAATTCAGGCAGGGAATGTGCCGTAAAAGAACTTTCAGACTCTGAATTTCTTCCTGAGCTGGAAAGAAAGCTTGAAGAAGAACTGGCCGAGTATCTTGAGAGTAAAGAGCTTGAGGAGCTTGCCGACCTGCTTGAACTTATCTCTCGAATTGCCGAACTCCGGGGCTCTTCAAAAGAGAACCTTGAAGCGCTCAGGCTGCAGAAAAAACTGGAAAAGGGTGGGTTTGAAAAGAATCTGCTCCTGTTCAATCCTTCGGAAGAGAAACGCTCTCTTCCGGGATCTCCTGTTGACTCGGGAGAACTCCTACAGGGAACTCAACAGATAGTTTTCAGACCTGAAAATACGGTAGTAATCGAGAAACACGGGGTCCGGATGAGAATCCATACCACCAAAGAAGACAGCCGGAATGCAGCTGTCCTTTACCAGGAAACCGAAAAAGGGCATGCAGAAGAGTTTGTTCATGAAATAAGTGATTTCCTGTATTACATTCTTGAAGGGTCCGGCACATGGGTAGTTGAGGACAGGGAGTTTGAAGTTAGGGCAGGGGACGTGGTCGTGGTGCCTGCCGGGAAAAGGTTCTGGTTCCGGGGCAGCCTGAAACAGGTCTGTATAACGGCTCCGGCCTGGGAAGAAAAGTATGAACACCACATCAGGGATATTGAGCTATAA
- a CDS encoding IMPACT family protein produces the protein MRSSGRARREFKNSIFIGYARHVENENEAKAFIKEIKELHADANHNVSAYIVKEGSSFALRYDDNGEPAGSSGKPVFKVLESKGLYNAAVVVTRYFGGIKLGFGGLSRAYRETAISAIEEAGTVEVFEEVRLRMRFGYPEIQKLKNLIEKYGRVEEEKYSDAVEFIFLVKKSFEEQFLEKLAKLTRNEVELERL, from the coding sequence ATGAGAAGCTCCGGCAGAGCCCGGAGAGAATTCAAAAACTCCATATTTATCGGATATGCCAGGCACGTAGAAAATGAAAACGAAGCAAAGGCTTTCATAAAAGAGATAAAAGAGTTGCATGCAGATGCAAACCATAATGTTTCAGCTTATATTGTAAAAGAAGGGAGTTCTTTTGCCCTTAGATACGATGACAACGGAGAGCCTGCCGGCAGCTCTGGAAAACCGGTTTTTAAGGTCCTCGAATCAAAAGGGCTCTATAATGCAGCTGTGGTTGTAACCCGGTACTTTGGGGGAATAAAGCTGGGCTTTGGGGGGCTGTCCAGAGCGTACAGGGAAACCGCAATTTCAGCCATTGAAGAAGCAGGAACTGTCGAGGTATTTGAAGAAGTAAGGCTCAGGATGCGATTCGGATATCCGGAGATTCAGAAGCTTAAAAACCTCATAGAAAAATACGGAAGAGTAGAGGAAGAAAAATATTCCGATGCGGTTGAATTTATTTTCCTTGTAAAAAAGAGTTTTGAAGAGCAATTTCTTGAAAAACTGGCAAAACTGACAAGAAATGAAGTTGAACTGGAGAGGCTTTAA
- a CDS encoding prenyltransferase has translation MKETLKAYIDLTRVHFLPAWPLIFCSGLVLAFANYGGFSWALILKAALIGLLGFEAGFVLNDYVDRNRDKLDVENTMTRYWRLFKERPIPSGKISSKNAFWLFILLVGVTSALIFTLPYPNSLYVFVIMLYSYGIEAFYQVKKRDQKYPVAQLLGRTDFTLFPAAGYLCYGQPDMTVLLYMVFFYPWTMAHLGLNDFIDLENDRARGMKSIAVLYGSKGAMYWVTGFTVLHFLAAIFFLRELGTIALYGFLAGFVLLAGSNLYLWKEKSQDAGMKILPVYHMTLVIYSVSIILDFMY, from the coding sequence ATGAAAGAAACCCTTAAAGCTTATATCGACCTCACCCGTGTTCACTTTCTTCCGGCCTGGCCCCTTATTTTCTGTTCCGGGCTGGTGCTTGCTTTTGCTAATTACGGCGGCTTTTCCTGGGCTTTAATTCTCAAAGCTGCGCTGATAGGCCTGCTGGGGTTTGAAGCCGGCTTCGTGCTCAATGACTACGTGGACAGGAACAGGGACAAGCTTGATGTGGAAAATACCATGACAAGGTACTGGAGGCTTTTTAAAGAAAGGCCCATTCCTTCAGGCAAGATCTCTTCCAAAAATGCTTTCTGGCTGTTTATCCTGCTTGTGGGGGTTACTTCAGCCCTGATTTTTACCCTACCTTACCCGAATTCCCTCTATGTCTTTGTAATTATGCTGTATTCTTATGGCATTGAGGCTTTTTATCAGGTGAAAAAAAGAGATCAGAAGTACCCGGTTGCCCAGCTTCTGGGCAGGACTGACTTCACCCTCTTTCCGGCAGCAGGTTATCTCTGCTACGGGCAGCCGGATATGACTGTGCTGCTCTATATGGTTTTCTTCTACCCCTGGACGATGGCGCACCTAGGGTTGAACGACTTTATAGACCTGGAAAATGACCGGGCAAGGGGCATGAAATCGATAGCCGTCCTTTATGGTTCAAAAGGGGCCATGTACTGGGTTACAGGCTTTACTGTTCTGCATTTCCTTGCAGCTATCTTCTTCCTCAGGGAGCTCGGGACTATTGCGCTCTATGGCTTCCTCGCAGGCTTTGTACTCCTTGCAGGGTCAAACCTTTACCTGTGGAAAGAAAAAAGTCAGGATGCCGGAATGAAGATATTACCTGTTTACCACATGACTCTGGTAATCTATTCGGTTTCGATTATTCTTGATTTCATGTATTGA
- a CDS encoding DUF5050 domain-containing protein codes for MRHSRFSIIVISVVLFIVLSACAGSAASEALKGTEQEINSAISHQTSPVISGDYIVWQDERNGNWDIYLYDMSVGMTETALFTGSEDEIEPAISGSSIVFSDDNRGNYDIYLYDLDSEVKTQVTEDRTDQKEPAISGNYIVWTDRRNQNTDIYMYDISSKKETQITTDKADQSQPAISGNIVVWKDTRSGNDDIYMYDISTGKESPVVTDPASQTNPVIEGNYIVWEDRRAGNLDIYMYDLSSGKTTPVCVDSAPQKTPAISDGRIVWADGRIKGTTIFIYDIATGQEKTVSTSSEYESNPAIDGNRIVWQDKRKGTMDIYMFTEEGYETGAAAGEEMGDDAGAKESPLGIFPVSVAVIAAYFIVSSGKNRRRKL; via the coding sequence TTGAGGCACAGCAGATTTTCAATTATAGTTATTTCAGTTGTTTTATTCATTGTACTGAGCGCATGTGCAGGTTCAGCTGCCAGCGAAGCTTTGAAAGGGACTGAGCAGGAGATTAACTCGGCTATTAGTCACCAGACCAGCCCTGTGATCTCAGGGGACTACATTGTCTGGCAGGACGAGAGGAATGGAAACTGGGACATTTACCTGTACGACATGTCCGTAGGAATGACCGAAACTGCCCTGTTCACGGGCTCGGAAGACGAAATCGAACCGGCAATCTCAGGCAGCAGCATTGTGTTTTCTGATGACAATAGAGGCAACTATGACATTTATCTGTACGATCTCGACTCCGAGGTCAAAACCCAGGTTACCGAGGACAGGACAGACCAGAAAGAGCCGGCAATTTCAGGGAACTATATTGTCTGGACGGACCGCAGGAACCAGAATACTGACATTTACATGTATGACATCAGCTCCAAAAAGGAAACGCAGATAACAACAGATAAGGCAGACCAGAGCCAGCCTGCAATCTCCGGCAATATCGTCGTCTGGAAAGACACACGCAGCGGGAATGACGATATTTACATGTACGATATCAGTACAGGCAAAGAAAGCCCGGTGGTTACGGACCCTGCGAGCCAGACAAACCCCGTAATCGAAGGAAACTATATTGTCTGGGAGGACAGACGTGCCGGAAACCTTGATATCTACATGTATGACCTTTCAAGCGGAAAAACGACCCCTGTTTGCGTTGATTCAGCTCCCCAGAAAACCCCTGCGATCTCGGACGGAAGAATAGTCTGGGCTGACGGACGGATTAAGGGAACAACCATCTTCATATATGATATAGCCACTGGACAGGAAAAAACCGTTTCCACTTCATCGGAATATGAAAGCAACCCTGCGATCGACGGCAACCGGATCGTCTGGCAGGACAAACGTAAAGGTACCATGGACATCTACATGTTCACAGAAGAGGGTTATGAAACGGGCGCAGCTGCCGGAGAAGAAATGGGAGACGATGCCGGAGCAAAAGAATCACCCCTCGGGATCTTTCCGGTGTCAGTTGCGGTTATAGCTGCTTACTTTATAGTAAGCTCAGGGAAGAACAGAAGAAGAAAACTTTAA
- a CDS encoding DMT family transporter, protein MFLESKKAHLAVITGCVFYSMNGLFISNIHDMAISPVIFYRLFFGLLFLFIYIVARGKISDLRLKKKKKNLLLQGTLVVACMLLYFTCLKITCVSIAILLQYTAPIYVMLASPFLLNEKIGKESIAALFIAITGVFLIIRPEGGLSGIELTGTYMLGMVSGLLSGVVFAALILNVKVLKTEYPELAIVFWPMGIALLLLSPFAFEVSPPVLYSNLKILAAFGIVSIGFGEIFTVLGLANIKAQTGSILSLIEPVSGVFFDIAVLGIALSSETLAGCALIIGSALIISLKDAEKLPEKISEGTPPGFLKDLPPQVPSGVPPEDSQ, encoded by the coding sequence ATGTTTCTGGAGAGCAAAAAGGCGCATCTGGCAGTAATTACAGGCTGCGTCTTCTACAGCATGAACGGGCTTTTTATTTCCAATATCCATGATATGGCTATTTCTCCAGTAATCTTTTACAGGTTATTCTTCGGACTTCTGTTTCTTTTTATATATATTGTTGCAAGAGGGAAAATTTCGGACCTCAGGTTAAAGAAAAAGAAAAAAAACCTGCTCCTGCAGGGAACACTCGTGGTTGCCTGTATGCTCCTCTATTTTACCTGCCTGAAGATTACCTGCGTCTCCATTGCAATTCTACTCCAGTATACGGCCCCGATCTATGTAATGCTGGCATCTCCTTTTCTCCTGAATGAAAAAATCGGGAAGGAAAGTATAGCTGCCCTCTTCATCGCAATCACAGGAGTCTTTCTGATAATCAGGCCCGAAGGCGGGCTTTCCGGCATTGAACTTACCGGTACCTACATGCTTGGCATGGTATCGGGGCTGCTTTCGGGGGTGGTCTTTGCGGCTCTGATCCTGAATGTAAAGGTTTTGAAAACAGAATACCCTGAACTTGCAATTGTCTTCTGGCCGATGGGAATAGCCCTTTTGTTGCTGAGCCCCTTTGCATTTGAGGTTTCCCCGCCGGTCCTTTACAGCAACCTGAAAATACTTGCTGCTTTCGGGATAGTCTCCATAGGTTTCGGAGAGATTTTTACAGTTCTCGGGCTTGCCAATATCAAAGCCCAGACAGGAAGCATCCTTTCCCTTATCGAACCTGTAAGCGGAGTCTTTTTTGATATAGCAGTTCTTGGAATCGCTCTATCTTCAGAAACGCTTGCAGGCTGCGCCTTGATTATTGGTTCGGCGCTGATAATAAGTCTTAAAGATGCGGAAAAACTTCCTGAAAAAATAAGTGAAGGAACGCCTCCAGGCTTTTTAAAAGACCTCCCTCCGCAGGTTCCTTCCGGCGTTCCTCCGGAAGATTCACAATGA